One part of the Leptospirales bacterium genome encodes these proteins:
- a CDS encoding glycosyltransferase — translation MTGQDRLVIIPAHNEEQTIREVVERSLAYADVSVTDDGSRDQTGRILAELQAECRAGKHPNALHVIIHEKATHIPQGLQDGFRWGVAQNYRWFVTMDAGLSHDPDALPGFFDYSDEFDVVIGQRAQLENVPAYRRLISWSAARIVNYALTDSLLAFRGPGLRDCTSGFRRYSRRAAETIADALLQSKAFDFHMEALALCVRAGLTAGEHPIRYVFSNSSFNSRVLRQAMKFGLHLLATKGRRTAPGKA, via the coding sequence ATGACCGGGCAGGACAGGCTGGTAATCATCCCGGCGCACAACGAGGAACAGACCATTCGCGAAGTGGTTGAGCGCAGCCTCGCCTACGCTGACGTCTCTGTTACGGACGATGGCAGTCGAGATCAGACGGGGCGGATACTTGCAGAATTGCAGGCCGAATGCCGGGCCGGCAAACATCCCAATGCCCTCCATGTCATCATTCACGAGAAGGCGACGCATATTCCGCAAGGTCTCCAAGATGGCTTTCGCTGGGGGGTGGCCCAGAACTATCGCTGGTTTGTTACTATGGATGCGGGACTCTCGCATGATCCAGATGCCCTCCCCGGTTTCTTTGACTACTCGGACGAATTCGATGTTGTAATCGGGCAACGTGCACAGCTCGAAAATGTGCCAGCCTATCGCCGTCTGATCAGCTGGTCCGCAGCCCGGATCGTCAACTATGCGCTGACTGATTCCTTACTGGCCTTTCGCGGCCCCGGTCTGCGCGATTGCACCAGCGGCTTTCGCCGTTATTCGCGCCGCGCAGCAGAGACGATTGCTGACGCTCTGCTGCAATCGAAGGCCTTTGATTTTCATATGGAAGCGCTGGCACTTTGCGTGCGAGCAGGTCTGACGGCCGGCGAGCATCCTATCCGCTATGTATTCTCCAATTCTTCTTTCAACAGCCGCGTTTTGCGGCAGGCCATGAAGTTCGGACTGCATCTTCTGGCCACCAAAGGCCGCCGGACAGCGCCTGGCAAAGCATGA